The proteins below are encoded in one region of Planctopirus limnophila DSM 3776:
- the murG gene encoding undecaprenyldiphospho-muramoylpentapeptide beta-N-acetylglucosaminyltransferase, with the protein MKSSRRTPKILFAGGGTGGHLFPGLATAAAIEEICPKAKFLFAGTERPLEREILATSPYEQTTLPAEPLRNLWQSPLRFLSRSFTAWRAALKIVDQFKPTTVVGLGGYASVPMLLAARRRKIPYILLEQNTIPGRATRCMATKAHCICVTFDETRAYLPRSCKVLVTGNPLRTEICQLAETAYTPERKTLVILGGSQGADRLNEAVALMLEQNGKMLEGWDVIHQSGPRQEVALKARYARRSLPCEVHAFIKDMQSVYRRAGIAIARSGATTLSELACAGIPSILVPYPESSDGHQLRNAESFAKRQASLVVEQAADVLETSKQLEAALNALVTDYRHREAMSREAKSWARLDAARRIAAEVLELAQLDKNHLKEAT; encoded by the coding sequence ATGAAGTCTTCCCGCCGTACACCTAAGATCCTGTTTGCAGGTGGTGGTACCGGCGGGCACCTGTTTCCCGGTCTGGCAACGGCTGCGGCCATCGAAGAGATCTGCCCGAAGGCGAAGTTTTTATTTGCCGGGACAGAGCGACCGCTGGAACGTGAGATTCTGGCGACGAGCCCTTACGAGCAGACAACGTTACCAGCCGAGCCATTACGCAATCTGTGGCAATCGCCACTGCGGTTTCTCAGCCGAAGTTTTACAGCCTGGCGGGCAGCCCTGAAAATTGTCGATCAATTCAAGCCCACCACGGTCGTGGGGTTGGGTGGTTATGCGAGTGTGCCGATGCTGCTGGCAGCCCGGCGCCGCAAGATTCCTTATATTCTGCTGGAACAGAACACGATTCCAGGGCGTGCGACTCGCTGCATGGCGACAAAAGCCCATTGCATCTGCGTGACGTTCGATGAAACCAGAGCTTATCTGCCACGTTCGTGCAAAGTTCTTGTGACCGGCAATCCACTCCGCACCGAAATTTGCCAACTGGCCGAGACGGCGTATACACCCGAACGGAAGACACTGGTGATTCTCGGTGGTAGCCAGGGGGCAGATCGACTCAATGAAGCGGTCGCACTCATGCTCGAGCAGAATGGCAAAATGCTTGAGGGCTGGGATGTGATTCATCAATCGGGGCCGAGGCAGGAAGTTGCCCTGAAAGCCCGGTACGCTCGCAGGTCGTTGCCTTGTGAAGTGCACGCGTTTATCAAGGACATGCAGAGTGTTTATCGCCGAGCCGGGATTGCGATTGCCCGCTCAGGAGCCACGACACTTTCAGAGCTGGCCTGTGCAGGGATTCCGTCAATTCTAGTGCCCTACCCTGAATCGTCGGATGGACATCAATTGCGCAATGCCGAAAGTTTTGCCAAGCGGCAGGCCTCACTCGTTGTCGAGCAGGCGGCTGATGTTCTGGAAACATCAAAGCAGCTTGAAGCCGCTCTGAACGCTCTGGTTACGGACTACCGTCATCGTGAAGCAATGTCGCGAGAAGCGAAGAGCTGGGCCCGGCTGGATGCCGCCCGGCGGATCGCTGCTGAAGTGCTGGAACTCGCTCAACTCGACAAAAATCATCTCAAGGAAGCGACGTAA
- a CDS encoding NAD-dependent epimerase/dehydratase family protein — protein sequence MDQRDLPLLLVTGTTGLVGRHVVLWAAKNGYRVRGLVRKPSSCAGFFPEELMPVIELVEGDLEDGVSLEKAVQNVNFIVHCAAKVGDWGPTEEYRQVNVEGTRLLIEAARKQPAFEKFVHISSLGVFPAKDHYGTDEDVPVSTSGIDGYTLTKRESEQLVSDYSQKEKFPAVILRPGFIYGPGDRSVLPRLIERLKTKQFAYLGSPEKLMNNTSVHNLVQAVATVLKHTTPAGRIYHVTDGRLVTKREFVETVARCAKLPLPKKVVPLPVAKVLAKVLERIWKLLGKQEAPLLSSARIKFLGLNLDFSSHRLQMELGYQPVIDFQQAMPAAVADLCGAPAETFVEPPQRKIA from the coding sequence ATGGATCAACGGGATTTGCCACTCCTGCTGGTGACAGGGACAACTGGACTGGTCGGTCGGCATGTGGTGTTGTGGGCCGCTAAAAATGGCTATCGCGTACGGGGACTGGTTCGTAAGCCGTCGTCGTGTGCCGGTTTCTTTCCGGAAGAGTTGATGCCGGTGATTGAATTGGTGGAAGGAGATCTGGAGGACGGCGTCAGCCTGGAAAAGGCCGTTCAGAATGTCAACTTCATTGTCCATTGTGCGGCCAAAGTGGGCGACTGGGGCCCGACGGAAGAGTATCGCCAGGTGAATGTCGAAGGGACACGACTGCTGATCGAAGCGGCACGGAAACAGCCGGCGTTTGAGAAGTTCGTGCACATCAGCTCTTTGGGTGTCTTCCCGGCAAAAGATCATTACGGAACCGATGAGGATGTCCCGGTCAGCACTTCCGGGATCGACGGCTACACATTGACCAAGCGGGAGTCTGAACAGCTCGTCAGCGATTACTCGCAGAAAGAAAAGTTTCCGGCAGTGATCCTGCGCCCTGGATTTATCTATGGCCCGGGCGATCGCTCAGTTCTGCCAAGGCTCATTGAGAGGCTTAAGACAAAGCAGTTCGCTTATCTGGGTTCGCCCGAAAAACTGATGAATAACACTTCGGTGCACAATCTGGTGCAGGCAGTCGCGACTGTGCTGAAACACACGACACCCGCGGGAAGAATCTATCATGTGACTGATGGTCGGCTCGTCACCAAGCGTGAGTTTGTCGAGACCGTGGCCCGATGTGCGAAACTGCCTTTGCCGAAAAAGGTGGTTCCTTTGCCTGTTGCAAAAGTTCTGGCCAAAGTGCTGGAGCGTATCTGGAAGCTGCTTGGTAAGCAGGAAGCTCCGCTGCTCTCGAGCGCGCGAATCAAATTTCTGGGATTGAATCTCGACTTCAGCTCACATCGTCTTCAGATGGAACTTGGTTACCAGCCTGTGATCGATTTTCAACAGGCGATGCCAGCCGCCGTGGCTGATCTTTGTGGTGCACCTGCTGAAACTTTCGTGGAACCACCTCAGCGGAAGATTGCCTGA
- a CDS encoding thioredoxin family protein: MLFHSIARNMIFIGLWLAWPALLAAGEFNTVLSIGDKAPAWSKLPGADGKEHSLADLAECKAVVLVFTCLSCPTAVDYEERIEKLRKDYAPRGVEVVAVCVNQVPQDRLEAITQRVQKKGYSFPYLYDETQKIAKDYGAIFTPEFYVLDGERKIAYMGAMDDKTEAESVEVKYVSAALDAILSGQPVPKAEVIARGCRIRYARERRESK; encoded by the coding sequence ATGCTCTTCCATTCGATCGCCCGGAACATGATTTTCATCGGCCTGTGGCTGGCCTGGCCGGCTCTGCTGGCTGCCGGTGAATTCAACACTGTCCTCAGCATTGGCGACAAGGCTCCCGCCTGGAGCAAACTGCCCGGTGCCGATGGTAAGGAGCATTCGCTCGCGGATTTGGCGGAGTGTAAAGCCGTGGTCCTCGTCTTTACCTGCCTCTCCTGTCCGACGGCTGTGGACTACGAAGAACGTATTGAAAAGCTGCGAAAAGATTACGCACCACGGGGAGTCGAGGTGGTCGCTGTCTGTGTGAATCAGGTTCCGCAGGATCGTCTGGAAGCAATTACTCAGCGCGTTCAAAAGAAAGGTTACTCGTTCCCTTACCTGTATGATGAGACGCAGAAAATCGCCAAGGATTACGGGGCGATTTTTACTCCCGAGTTTTATGTGCTCGATGGAGAACGGAAGATTGCTTACATGGGTGCCATGGACGATAAGACCGAAGCCGAAAGTGTCGAAGTCAAGTATGTCTCGGCAGCTCTGGATGCCATCCTGTCAGGTCAACCCGTCCCCAAAGCCGAAGTGATCGCCCGAGGTTGCCGCATTCGCTACGCCCGCGAACGCCGCGAATCGAAGTAA